One window of the Niallia circulans genome contains the following:
- a CDS encoding HIT family protein, with protein sequence MEDCLICNRIEMIKKGTNKYFVKELETGYIVIGDHQYFKGYTLFLCKEHKNELHELDSDFKEKFLVEMSRVSEAVYKAFKPIKLNYELLGNGDSHMHWHIFPRSEQEPNPTHPVWWTPRDQMYAENVKPNAEELSAMKKLLVSELDKIMTSY encoded by the coding sequence GTGGAAGATTGTTTAATATGCAATCGGATAGAAATGATTAAAAAAGGAACCAATAAGTATTTCGTCAAAGAACTGGAAACAGGTTATATCGTTATTGGTGATCATCAATATTTTAAGGGCTATACATTATTCCTTTGTAAAGAACATAAAAATGAGTTGCATGAGTTGGATAGTGATTTTAAAGAAAAGTTTCTTGTCGAAATGAGTAGGGTATCAGAAGCAGTATATAAAGCATTTAAGCCTATCAAATTAAATTATGAGCTTTTAGGAAATGGTGATTCTCACATGCACTGGCACATATTCCCAAGGAGCGAACAAGAACCTAATCCAACCCACCCAGTATGGTGGACACCTAGAGACCAAATGTATGCTGAGAATGTGAAACCAAATGCTGAAGAACTATCTGCAATGAAAAAATTATTAGTAAGTGAATTAGATAAGATAATGACGTCATACTAA
- a CDS encoding DMT family transporter has translation MNKYWMMVFSAGIVEVAWVSGLKHASNLWEWSGTIFAIAISFYLMIYTTRYLPIGTVYAVFTGLGTAGTVIAEIVLFNEPINIAKIILMLVLLIGVIGLKIVTDEAANQEEA, from the coding sequence TTGAATAAATATTGGATGATGGTTTTTAGTGCTGGAATCGTCGAGGTGGCATGGGTTTCAGGCTTAAAACATGCATCAAATCTTTGGGAATGGAGTGGAACCATTTTCGCAATTGCTATTAGTTTTTATCTAATGATATATACGACAAGATATTTGCCAATTGGAACAGTTTACGCTGTATTTACAGGATTGGGAACTGCTGGAACAGTGATCGCAGAAATAGTTTTATTTAATGAACCAATTAACATAGCAAAAATAATATTGATGCTTGTATTACTAATTGGGGTAATTGGTTTGAAAATAGTAACAGATGAAGCAGCAAATCAAGAGGAGGCTTGA
- a CDS encoding DMT family transporter — protein MAWLALIAAGCCEIIGVINIKRLTMKKWDAFLYLIIGFMCSFALLSYAMKTISMGTAYGVWTGIGTVGSALLGMFVYGEPKDGKRILFISMILVAAVGLKLIS, from the coding sequence ATGGCATGGTTAGCTTTAATTGCAGCAGGTTGTTGTGAGATAATTGGCGTTATAAATATTAAAAGATTAACGATGAAAAAGTGGGATGCTTTCCTTTATTTAATCATTGGGTTTATGTGCAGCTTTGCCTTGTTATCTTATGCAATGAAAACTATATCAATGGGAACGGCATATGGTGTATGGACAGGAATTGGTACAGTTGGTTCTGCTCTATTAGGGATGTTTGTATATGGAGAACCAAAGGATGGCAAAAGAATTTTATTTATATCGATGATACTTGTTGCAGCTGTAGGTTTAAAACTAATCTCGTAA
- a CDS encoding TetR/AcrR family transcriptional regulator, whose product MKKEEIKKAAIKFFLQNGFEGASLSEIAEEAGIKKASIYSHFKGKDELFLEVLREAKAEEIKRKAYFFEKKDSHNPETFLYEYLLYTKELFQENEMLKFWLRMGFFPPLHLYDVIQREVFEAEQFQEELIGQKSSKWIKHSQIHVKDTNTFNLAFTGIIMAIMVEIVYFHSEKRVDDKLEALWEVFWKGVSS is encoded by the coding sequence ATGAAAAAAGAAGAAATAAAAAAAGCGGCAATTAAGTTCTTTTTGCAAAATGGCTTTGAAGGAGCCTCTCTTTCAGAAATTGCTGAGGAAGCTGGGATAAAGAAAGCTTCTATTTATTCTCATTTTAAAGGGAAAGATGAATTATTTCTTGAAGTATTAAGGGAAGCAAAAGCAGAAGAGATAAAACGCAAAGCGTATTTTTTTGAAAAAAAAGACAGTCATAATCCCGAAACTTTTCTTTACGAATATTTACTATACACAAAAGAATTGTTCCAAGAAAATGAAATGTTGAAGTTTTGGCTAAGAATGGGATTTTTCCCACCCTTACATTTATATGATGTCATCCAAAGAGAGGTTTTTGAAGCAGAGCAATTTCAAGAAGAACTAATTGGCCAAAAAAGCAGCAAATGGATCAAACATAGCCAAATTCATGTAAAAGATACAAACACTTTTAACCTAGCATTCACAGGGATCATCATGGCTATTATGGTAGAAATAGTTTATTTTCATTCGGAAAAAAGAGTAGATGATAAGCTAGAAGCTTTGTGGGAAGTTTTTTGGAAGGGGGTTTCCAGTTAA